In the Leptotrichia sp. oral taxon 847 genome, one interval contains:
- the mraY gene encoding phospho-N-acetylmuramoyl-pentapeptide-transferase: MLYLLQRLFINNFGTLRIFKSIIVRSSVAFAVAFLFMIVFGKPFITWLKKKKYGDTAREEGPKSHFDKSGTPTMGGILIIAAILFATLVAGNYENKFVIFLFFITILFTTIGFYDDYLKLTRHKSGLSGKKKIVGQLIITAITFWFVYKFGMINKTIDFSIVNPIIKNSYLYITPILFFVFMGFVIIGSSNAVNLTDGLDGLVSGPIIVVSITLFIVTYLTGHYEYAKYLNLYYVRDSAEICIYLASVVGALTGFLWFNFYPAQVFMGDTGSLTLGGILGIVVIFLKQELLLPIAGFIFIVEAVSVMIQVWHYKTFGKRVFKMAPIHHHFELLGLPETKVTIRFWIVSIMTCLITFLILKMR, from the coding sequence ATGTTATATTTATTACAAAGGTTATTTATAAACAATTTTGGTACGCTTAGAATTTTTAAATCTATTATAGTTAGATCTTCTGTAGCGTTTGCCGTGGCATTTTTGTTTATGATTGTGTTTGGAAAGCCATTTATTACTTGGCTGAAAAAGAAGAAGTATGGAGATACGGCAAGGGAGGAAGGGCCTAAATCTCATTTTGACAAATCTGGAACTCCTACAATGGGTGGAATTTTAATAATAGCAGCTATACTTTTTGCAACATTAGTTGCAGGAAATTATGAAAATAAGTTTGTAATATTTTTATTTTTTATAACAATACTGTTTACAACAATTGGATTTTATGACGATTACTTGAAATTGACACGGCACAAAAGTGGACTTTCAGGGAAAAAGAAAATTGTGGGACAACTTATCATAACTGCAATAACTTTTTGGTTTGTCTATAAATTTGGAATGATTAATAAAACAATTGATTTTTCAATAGTAAACCCTATAATTAAAAATTCATATTTGTATATAACACCAATTTTATTTTTCGTGTTTATGGGATTTGTTATAATTGGTTCGTCAAATGCGGTGAATTTGACAGATGGACTTGACGGATTAGTGAGCGGGCCTATAATTGTTGTAAGTATAACATTATTTATAGTTACATATTTGACAGGACATTATGAGTATGCCAAATATTTGAATTTGTATTATGTTAGAGATTCAGCAGAAATTTGTATTTATCTTGCGTCTGTTGTCGGAGCATTAACTGGTTTTTTGTGGTTTAATTTTTATCCGGCGCAAGTGTTTATGGGAGATACCGGTTCACTTACACTTGGTGGAATACTAGGAATAGTAGTTATTTTCTTAAAACAGGAATTACTGCTTCCAATTGCAGGATTTATATTTATCGTAGAAGCTGTGTCCGTTATGATTCAAGTTTGGCACTACAAGACTTTTGGAAAAAGAGTGTTTAAAATGGCGCCAATTCACCATCATTTTGAATTACTGGGACTTCCTGAAACAAAAGTTACGATAAGATTTTGGATAGTGTCCATTATGACCTGTCTAATCACATTTTTAATTCTAAAAATGAGATAA
- a CDS encoding FtsW/RodA/SpoVE family cell cycle protein yields the protein MFRNKKFLGTAFIIVILLLLVTGLLTMASLSFPVVPKGKSSYYYLSKQALWIFLGLICFSFTALMNYKRYKEFKFFAALYIIGIVGLFMVLILGGKTKGAVRWINVFGFKIQPSEFAKLIIIITVAVLIDRLKNKNMIATKPWTSAAIILGTTGVYSLLILMEKSYTSMAQVAIIGILMLFISGINLSVFTIIFSFLIILGQFLLKLASYRVNRIKSHESGELVFQAHQSLIAIGSGNLTGRGYGNGLQKYKFLPEIHTDYIFSGFAEENGFIGALILILIYVCLLAIILIVACKIKDMFAKYLLMGIFVMFATQILGNIAVVSDVVPSTGIPLPLMSYGGSSVFVSMFALGIVYNVIRALYKQEMGDELDEINEVEYMM from the coding sequence TTGTTTAGAAATAAGAAATTTTTGGGAACGGCATTTATAATAGTTATTTTACTTCTTTTGGTAACGGGGCTTCTTACAATGGCAAGCCTTAGTTTTCCAGTTGTTCCGAAAGGGAAATCAAGTTACTATTATTTGTCAAAGCAGGCACTTTGGATATTTTTGGGCTTAATTTGTTTTAGTTTTACGGCGCTTATGAATTATAAAAGATACAAAGAATTTAAATTTTTTGCAGCACTTTACATAATCGGAATAGTGGGACTTTTTATGGTGTTAATTTTGGGAGGCAAGACAAAAGGAGCAGTTCGTTGGATAAATGTATTTGGATTTAAAATACAGCCATCAGAATTTGCCAAACTTATAATAATCATAACTGTTGCCGTGTTAATCGACCGATTAAAAAATAAAAATATGATAGCTACAAAACCTTGGACTTCGGCAGCTATAATTTTAGGAACGACAGGAGTTTACTCACTCCTTATACTTATGGAAAAATCGTATACGAGTATGGCTCAAGTAGCAATTATCGGGATTTTAATGTTATTTATTTCAGGTATTAATTTGTCAGTTTTCACGATAATATTTTCATTTTTGATAATTTTGGGGCAATTTTTATTAAAGTTGGCTTCATACAGGGTAAACAGAATCAAGAGTCATGAATCAGGAGAATTGGTTTTTCAGGCGCATCAGTCACTAATAGCTATAGGAAGTGGAAATTTGACTGGAAGAGGTTATGGAAATGGGCTTCAAAAATATAAATTCTTGCCTGAAATTCATACGGATTATATATTTTCTGGATTTGCAGAAGAAAATGGGTTTATAGGAGCGCTAATTTTAATATTAATTTATGTATGTCTACTCGCTATAATTTTAATCGTAGCCTGTAAAATTAAAGATATGTTCGCAAAATATCTGCTTATGGGAATTTTTGTGATGTTTGCAACTCAGATATTGGGAAATATTGCCGTTGTAAGTGATGTAGTGCCATCAACGGGAATTCCATTGCCACTTATGAGTTATGGTGGAAGTTCCGTATTTGTCAGTATGTTTGCACTAGGAATAGTTTACAACGTTATAAGGGCATTGTACAAGCAGGAGATGGGCGATGAATTGGATGAAATTAATGAAGTGGAATATATGATGTAA
- the murG gene encoding undecaprenyldiphospho-muramoylpentapeptide beta-N-acetylglucosaminyltransferase, which produces MEKVVFTTGGTGGHIYPALAIAKKMREKNIDILFIGTKHRMEKEIIPRENFRFIGLDVLPLNSVKSGFKMLKAIFSTIKLLKKEKPQKIIGFGNYITIPVLVAANVLKIPYYLQEQNHTMGQANRWFYKGAKKVFVAFKNTIDSVKENQKSKFVVTGNPLRDEFYTKNKKEERKKLGIEDDEHGILIIGGSLGAKNINEAVSKKWKKILADTKLKLFWATGKDNFEEATYRMRDFGKAIVKPYFENVPQLMAACDLVVCRAGASTISELIELEKPSILIPYDFVGQKENADVLEFENAAKIFTNETAEDAIDEALSLVKQKTTLEFMSGNIKNLKKGNASELIIKEMGL; this is translated from the coding sequence ATGGAAAAAGTGGTGTTTACTACTGGCGGGACAGGCGGTCATATTTATCCTGCTCTTGCTATTGCAAAAAAAATGAGAGAAAAAAATATAGATATTTTATTCATAGGGACAAAACACCGAATGGAAAAAGAAATAATTCCCCGTGAAAATTTTAGATTTATTGGACTTGATGTGTTGCCATTAAATTCAGTAAAATCTGGATTTAAGATGTTAAAAGCGATTTTTAGTACAATAAAGTTATTAAAAAAAGAAAAACCACAAAAAATAATTGGATTTGGAAATTACATCACAATTCCAGTTCTGGTAGCTGCAAATGTTTTAAAGATTCCATATTACCTGCAGGAGCAAAATCATACGATGGGACAAGCTAACAGATGGTTTTACAAAGGTGCCAAAAAAGTGTTTGTTGCATTTAAAAATACGATAGATAGTGTAAAAGAAAATCAAAAATCTAAATTTGTTGTAACTGGAAATCCACTTAGAGACGAGTTTTATACAAAAAATAAAAAAGAAGAGAGAAAAAAACTGGGAATAGAGGATGATGAGCATGGAATACTTATTATTGGTGGAAGTCTTGGAGCAAAAAATATAAATGAGGCAGTTTCCAAAAAATGGAAAAAGATACTGGCTGACACCAAGTTGAAATTATTTTGGGCAACTGGAAAAGATAATTTTGAAGAAGCGACTTATAGAATGAGAGATTTTGGAAAAGCTATTGTAAAACCTTATTTTGAAAATGTACCACAGTTAATGGCAGCATGTGATTTAGTCGTTTGCCGTGCTGGTGCTTCGACAATTTCAGAATTGATTGAGTTAGAAAAACCGTCAATCTTGATACCTTATGATTTTGTTGGACAAAAAGAAAATGCGGATGTCTTGGAATTTGAAAATGCAGCCAAAATATTTACGAACGAAACTGCGGAAGATGCCATTGATGAAGCGTTATCACTTGTAAAACAAAAGACAACTTTGGAATTTATGAGTGGAAATATAAAAAATTTGAAAAAAGGAAATGCGTCAGAACTAATAATAAAAGAAATGGGACTATAA
- the murD gene encoding UDP-N-acetylmuramoyl-L-alanine--D-glutamate ligase has product MNKAIVFGAGLSGLGAKELLEKKGYKVYLVDDKVALTSEEGIKILNEEKIEFVVKSPGIPWKAKLLKVSEDKNVKIISEIDLAYKYVNKNIKIISFTGTNGKTTTCTKMAELLNFAGFRAKLAGNAGFSFAKLVADETKLDYVVLELSSYQLENNPQIHSNIAGIINLTPDHLTRYATLEDYYSTKFNIFTKQTNDDFAIINLDDAEFFELCEKKESLKDKIKAKKVYLSKETRGTAFVYKNNIHIMKDLSKKIDENNISDEYIKKNSEILMGTTEMSLKGKHNLENMLFLILAAKILNVSNEKISEFLKLTAPLEHRLENFFVKGNTTFINDSKGTNVESTLKALDSFDNKIVMILGGDDKKIDNMPLIKEVSKKVDFVYLIGDNAQILIDDMEKVNYKNYKNLKTVENVLLDLKENLDFEKDQTVLFSPATSSFCQFKSFEHRGKVFKELTVKILGK; this is encoded by the coding sequence ATGAATAAAGCGATAGTTTTTGGAGCGGGACTAAGCGGTCTCGGAGCAAAAGAATTACTTGAAAAAAAAGGTTACAAAGTATATTTAGTGGATGATAAAGTTGCGCTAACTTCAGAAGAAGGAATAAAAATTTTAAACGAAGAAAAGATAGAATTTGTTGTAAAAAGTCCTGGAATACCTTGGAAAGCCAAACTATTAAAAGTTTCAGAAGATAAAAATGTAAAAATAATTTCAGAAATTGATCTTGCGTACAAATATGTCAACAAAAATATAAAAATTATTTCATTTACAGGAACAAATGGAAAGACAACAACTTGCACGAAAATGGCAGAACTTTTAAATTTTGCGGGATTTAGAGCAAAACTTGCTGGAAACGCAGGTTTTTCATTTGCAAAATTGGTGGCAGATGAAACAAAGCTAGACTATGTAGTTTTAGAGTTAAGCAGCTATCAACTAGAAAATAATCCACAAATCCACTCGAATATCGCTGGAATCATAAATTTGACTCCTGACCACCTGACAAGATACGCTACATTGGAAGACTATTATTCAACAAAATTTAATATTTTTACAAAGCAAACAAATGATGACTTTGCAATTATAAATTTGGATGATGCAGAATTTTTTGAGCTTTGTGAAAAAAAGGAAAGTTTAAAAGATAAAATAAAAGCAAAAAAAGTTTATTTAAGCAAAGAGACAAGAGGAACTGCGTTCGTTTATAAAAATAATATTCATATTATGAAAGATTTGAGTAAAAAAATTGACGAAAATAATATTTCAGACGAATATATTAAAAAAAATTCAGAAATTTTGATGGGAACTACTGAAATGTCGCTAAAAGGAAAGCACAATCTGGAAAATATGCTGTTTTTGATTTTAGCTGCCAAAATTTTGAATGTCTCAAATGAAAAAATTTCAGAGTTTTTGAAATTGACAGCACCACTTGAACACAGACTTGAAAATTTTTTTGTAAAAGGAAATACAACTTTTATAAACGATTCAAAAGGAACAAATGTGGAGTCTACTTTAAAAGCGTTAGATTCTTTTGATAACAAAATTGTGATGATTTTAGGTGGAGATGATAAAAAAATTGATAATATGCCACTTATAAAAGAAGTTAGTAAAAAGGTGGACTTTGTTTATTTAATTGGGGATAATGCACAAATTTTGATAGACGATATGGAAAAAGTCAATTACAAAAACTACAAAAATTTGAAAACTGTTGAAAATGTACTTTTGGATTTAAAAGAAAATTTAGATTTTGAAAAAGATCAGACTGTACTTTTTTCTCCAGCAACTTCAAGTTTTTGCCAATTCAAAAGTTTTGAGCACAGAGGAAAAGTTTTTAAGGAATTAACTGTAAAAATTTTAGGAAAATAA